A genomic stretch from Chitinophaga lutea includes:
- a CDS encoding GNAT family N-acetyltransferase, whose translation MHIDWKIKRFGELSTTELYQLLRLRSEVFVVEQNCAYLDMDNADQQALHVMGFAEDGLAAYTRLFAPGIKFDMASIGRVVTAPFARNKGIGRILMQFSISTLETQWGKIPVKIGAQLYLQQFYESLGFVKSSEMYLEDQIPHIEMIRTPA comes from the coding sequence ATGCATATCGATTGGAAAATCAAGCGGTTCGGCGAATTAAGCACCACTGAACTTTACCAGTTGCTCCGGTTGCGCAGCGAAGTATTTGTAGTGGAACAAAACTGTGCGTATCTTGATATGGATAATGCCGACCAGCAGGCCCTCCATGTGATGGGTTTTGCGGAAGACGGGCTGGCAGCCTACACAAGGCTGTTTGCGCCGGGGATTAAATTTGACATGGCCTCCATCGGCCGGGTAGTTACAGCACCTTTTGCACGAAATAAAGGAATTGGACGTATCTTGATGCAGTTTTCCATTTCAACGCTTGAGACGCAATGGGGTAAAATACCGGTTAAGATAGGCGCACAACTGTACCTGCAACAATTTTATGAATCCCTGGGTTTTGTAAAAAGTAGCGAAATGTACCTGGAAGATCAAATCCCTCACATAGAAATGATCAGAACTCCGGCATAA